GATCGTGCGCTGCTCGGCCAGCGTGCTCACGCGCTCGCCGAACTCGCGGTGCTCGGCGACCAGCTGAGGCGTCGTCTCGCCGGGGACCCTGGGCAGTGCGGTGCCGAGGACGAGCGTCACACCCCGCGCCTTCGCGGCGTCAGCGATGCGCTTCAGGTGGCCGTCGTAGGCGGCGAGCTCGTTGGCGTAGTCGCCTCCGTTGAAGTCCACGAAGCAGAACTTGAACAGCACGGTGGAGCCGGCGGGCGCCTCGTTGATGGCGGCCACAGCGGAGTCGGCGATGTCGGGCGGGCCGCCGATCTCGCGGAAGGTGACGGTGTAGCCCTCCCACTGCGCCGGCGTCGAGGCGTCGCCGCCCCAGTGCGTCATCCAGCCGGTCATCACCGAGCGGCCGAGGACGAGCAGCTGACGTGACGGATCGGCCGGGGGCGCCTTCTGCCCCTCCGCGGCGGGAGTGGCGGCGCCTGACCCGGAGCCGCCGGCCGAGTCCCCGGCCCCGCCGGATCCCCCCGGCGCCGGCTTGCACCCGGCGGTGCCGGACAGCGCGAGCGCGATCGCGAGGACGAGGAACGCGAGGTGCTTCATCTTCACGAGCGGTACACCTCCCGGTCGGCCTCACGCACGGCCGAGCAGAACTCGACGAGCCGCACCGCGTCCTTGATGCCCGGCTCGAACTCGACGCCGCTGGACACGTCGACCGCGTACGGGTTGAGCGCGGCGATCGCGGCGCCCACGTTGCCGGCGTTCAGCCCGCCGGCCACGATCGTCGGAGCCCAGTCGGGCAGCGGCGCGACCGCGTGCCAGTCGAACGGCACGCCGGTGCCGCCCGCCTTGCCCGGCACGTGGGTGTCGAGCAGGATCGCGGCCGCCTTGCCCCGGTAGATCTCCATCGCCGAGCGTTCGACGATGCCGGCCACGCGCAGCGCCTTGATGGCGGGCACGGGAGCCGAGAGGCAGCGCCAGGGGTCCTCACCGCCGGAGAACTGCACGGCGTGCAACCCGAGTTCGGTCACCGCCCGGGCGACGAACTCCGGGCCGGAGTCGACGAACACACCGACCCGGGTGACGAACAGGGGCACGGCCGAGAACACCTCGCGCGCCCGGTCGATCGAGATGCAACGAGGACTGTCGGCGAACACGACGCCGAGGGCGTCCGCACCCGCCGCCACGGCGAGCGCGGCGTCGCGCGGGCGGGTGAGCCCGCAGACCTTGATGCGGGTGCGGAACGCCCCCATGCGTGTGTGTGCTCCTAGCCCTCGACGTGCGTGCCCGCTGCGAAATCATAGTCCTGCAGCGAGCCGGAGTTGTACGCCTCGTACGCGGCCAGGTCGAAGTGGCCGTGGCCGGAGAGGTTGAACAGGATGACCTTGTCGGTGCCGGCCGCCTGCGCCGCGAGCGCCTCGTCGATGGCCGCGCGGATGGCGTGGCTCGACTCCGGGGCGGGCAGGATGCCCTCGGCCTTGGCGAACTGCACCGCGGCGTCGAAGCACGCGACCTGGTTCACCGCGACCGCCTCGGCCTCGCCCTCGTGCACGAGCTGGCTGACCAGCGGCGAGTCGCCATGGTAGCGCAGACCGCCGGCGTGGATGCCTGCCGGCACGAAGTCGTGGCCCAGCGTGTACATCAGCATCTGCGGCGTCATGCCGGCCTCGTCGCCGAGGTCGTAGCGGTACTCGCCCGCCGTCAGCGTCGGGCACGCCTTCGGCTCGACGGCCAGCAGGCGCGCGTTGCTCTTGCCCTGGACCTTCCGGTGGTAGTACGGGAACGCCAGGCCGGCGAAGTTCGAGCCGCCGCCCACGCAGCCGATGACCACGTCGGGCTCGTCATCGGCCAGCGCCATCTGCTCGACGGCCTCCAGGCCGATGATCGTCTGGTGCAGGCACACGTGGTTGAGCACCGAGCCGAGCGAGTAGTGGGTGTCGTCGTTCTTCATGGCGACCTCGACGGCCTCGGAGATCGCGATACCGAGCGAGCCGGTCGACTCGGGGTCCACGGCCAGCACGTGGCGGCCGGCGTC
The sequence above is a segment of the Actinomycetota bacterium genome. Coding sequences within it:
- a CDS encoding phosphoribosylanthranilate isomerase, which gives rise to MGAFRTRIKVCGLTRPRDAALAVAAGADALGVVFADSPRCISIDRAREVFSAVPLFVTRVGVFVDSGPEFVARAVTELGLHAVQFSGGEDPWRCLSAPVPAIKALRVAGIVERSAMEIYRGKAAAILLDTHVPGKAGGTGVPFDWHAVAPLPDWAPTIVAGGLNAGNVGAAIAALNPYAVDVSSGVEFEPGIKDAVRLVEFCSAVREADREVYRS
- a CDS encoding TrpB-like pyridoxal phosphate-dependent enzyme encodes the protein IPQAYYNKQEGITKISTETGAGQWGSALSIAGALYGIDIEVFMVKVSYNQKPYRRILMETYGATVHASPTDLTDAGRHVLAVDPESTGSLGIAISEAVEVAMKNDDTHYSLGSVLNHVCLHQTIIGLEAVEQMALADDEPDVVIGCVGGGSNFAGLAFPYYHRKVQGKSNARLLAVEPKACPTLTAGEYRYDLGDEAGMTPQMLMYTLGHDFVPAGIHAGGLRYHGDSPLVSQLVHEGEAEAVAVNQVACFDAAVQFAKAEGILPAPESSHAIRAAIDEALAAQAAGTDKVILFNLSGHGHFDLAAYEAYNSGSLQDYDFAAGTHVEG